From one Rhodamnia argentea isolate NSW1041297 chromosome 1, ASM2092103v1, whole genome shotgun sequence genomic stretch:
- the LOC125314163 gene encoding protein SLOW GREEN 1, chloroplastic-like, whose product MADCWAGTSRLRLNTTSLAPKSHPDHLIPKFSFSVSGGSLIHPPLSHHHPRSLRSRPERLHISPKATSFNLPLIPSCDDKQEPHAPLSPNAKFLRFWSEKFVICLLGSFIFVGFVHLKPSFALSSQAGASSPQAGDAQEEGSDEEEMSERLLETDPMNVDALKVVLYGKMRRGKTKEAVKYVQRLVDVEPDEVEWKLLLALCHETMGQLSTAKRLFREILKETPLLLRALHGLAMVMHKNQEGPAVFEMLNKALELACHEKRVTEERNIRILIAQMHVIEGDLNAGLKDFQDLVNDNPRDFRPYLCQGIIYSLLDKKKEAQEQFEAYRSLVPEEFPQRGFLDDVVLAAKSKTREQLQKEFKAEFRK is encoded by the exons ATGGCGGATTGCTGGGCGGGCACGAGTCGTCTCCGTCTCAACACCACTTCTCTTGCTCCGAAGTctcatcccgatcatctcatcccCAAGTTCTCCTTCAGCGTCTCTGGCGGTTCGCTCATCCACCCGCCTCTCTCGCACCACCACCCTCGGTCGCTCAGATCCCGACCCGAAAGACTCCACATTTCGCCCAAAGCCACCAGCTTTAACTTGCCCCTGATCCCCTCATGTGACGACAAGCAGGAACCCCACGCCCCGCTCTCGCCCAATGCGAAGTTCCTCCGATTCTGGTCTGAGAAGTTCGTTATTTGTCTTCTGGGGTCTTTCAttttcgtgggttttgttcatTTGAAGCCGAGCTTCGCGCTATCTTCTCAAGCGGGCGCGTCGAGTCCCCAAGCGGGTGATGCCCAGGAGGAGGGAAGTGACGAGGAGGAGATGAGTGAGCGGCTCTTGGAGACGGACCCGATGAATGTGGATGCATTGAAGGTGGTCTTGTATGGGAAGATGAGGAGGGGGAAGACCAAGGAAGCTGTGAAGTATGTGCAGAGATTGGTGGATGTGGAGCCGGACGAGGTTGAGTGGAAGCTTTTGCTTGCTCTGTGTCATGAGACGATGGGTCAGCTCAGCACCGCGAAGAGGCTGTTCAGAGAAATCTTGAAAGAGACGCCTCTTCTGCTCAGGGCCTTGCAT GGTCTGGCCATGGTGATGCATAAGAACCAAGAAGGGCCGGCTGTCTTTGAGATGCTAAATAAGGCTCTTGAATTAGCCTGCCATGAGAAAAGAGTCACTGAAGAGCGAAATATCAGGATTTTAATTGCTCAAATGCATGTCATAGAG GGGGACCTGAATGCGGGGTTGAAAGATTTTCAAGATCTAGTTAATGACAATCCTCGAGATTTTCGGCCTTATCTTTGTCAG GGGATAATATATAGTCTGTTggacaagaagaaggaagcccAAGAACAATTCGAGGCATATCGCAGCCTTGTACCGGAGGAGTTTCCGCAAAGAGGATTTCTCGACGATGTCGTTTTGGCAGCAAAATCAAAAACGCGGGAACAACTTCAGAAAGAGTTCAAAGCTGAATTTAGGAAGTGA